The following DNA comes from Anaerolineae bacterium.
GGAATCGCGGAGGATGAGGCCGGCGCAGAGCCCGGGGACGGGATGCGGAGCCTTTGCCCCACATAGATAAAGTTTTGATTGCGCAGGCCGTTGGCCTGCATGATGGCGCTGATCGATACGCCGTAGCTCGCCGCGATGCTGGTCAGCGTCTGCCCGGCCTGCACGATGTGGAAGGTGTCACTGCCGGCGCTGGCGGTGGAGGCGGCGCTGGCCGTTTGGGCACTGCCGGAGGGGATCACCAGCCGTTGGCCGGCGAACACAAAGTTGGGGTTCGGCAGGCCGTTGGCCCGCACCAGGTCTTCCACGCTCACGCCGTACTTCCAGGCGATCGCGGTGAGGCTCTCGCCGTAGCTCACCACGTGATAGCCGGCAGGCTCGCCGGCCGAGGCGCTGGTGCCCTGTGAGGGGATGCGCAGGCGCTGTCCGACATAGATCCAGTCGCGGTTGGTGAGCTGGTTGGCCTGCGCCAGGGCCTGGGCGCTGACGCCGTAGCGCGCGGCGATACTGCTCAGCGTCTCGCCGGCTTGGACGATATGCACCGGTTCCTGGGCCAGGGCCGGCAGGGCGCCGGCGGCGAACAGCAGTAATGCCATCAGCAGAGCGGAAACCCAGCGGGCGCGCATATCCACCTGACAGCCTCCTTGCGAGTGGAATGGCAGAGCACCATGTCCTCGATGGTACACGCTTACATTATACAGGATTTGTGCGCCCTGCATAG
Coding sequences within:
- a CDS encoding LysM peptidoglycan-binding domain-containing protein — encoded protein: MRARWVSALLMALLLFAAGALPALAQEPVHIVQAGETLSSIAARYGVSAQALAQANQLTNRDWIYVGQRLRIPSQGTSASAGEPAGYHVVSYGESLTAIAWKYGVSVEDLVRANGLPNPNFVFAGQRLVIPSGSAQTASAASTASAGSDTFHIVQAGQTLTSIAASYGVSISAIMQANGLRNQNFIYVGQRLRIPSPGSAPASSSAIP